Proteins from a genomic interval of Yarrowia lipolytica chromosome 1E, complete sequence:
- a CDS encoding uncharacterized protein (Compare to YALI0E22440g, no similarity possibly noncoding) — translation MRFSRFTFVLVALTASASLTDDIYAVLDYAGDLLGPGKASFSAAISQIMQNPLVIRVIDDLNNSNHTTEANEELLDHVQEAMTGLFGTANTTELVSEFSKRSSTKFDNAEVNEIIMKANQLVGDHLEWVVPSLVEDQRLQNRTVPFQQAVEVLKEQNQEHPMMQNGDQGGFLGLVSRLSPEALSLVSLKPAPSRTHPAKMSVTPISKLSMAALPTTPGAGGNYDSTPQATITSQPQANGIKTMRSHLLSVVLAFVIAVSLQ, via the coding sequence ATGAGATTCTCCCGCTTCACTTTCGTCCTCGTTGCCCTCACTGCCTCTGCCTCGCTCACAGACGACATCTATGCCGTTCTGGACTACGCCGGCGATCTGCTGGGTCCTGGAAAAGCCAGCTTTTCGGCAGCCATCTCTCAGATCATGCAGAACCCGCTGGTAATCCGGGTTATTGACGATCTGAACAACTCGAACCACACCACTGAGGCGAATGAAGAGCTTTTGGATCATGTCCAAGAGGCCATGACAGGTCTGTTTGGTACAGCAAATACTACGGAGCTGGTTTCCGAATTCTCCAAACGCTCTTCCACCAAGTTTGACAATGCTGAAGTGAACGAGATCATCATGAAAGCGAACCAACTTGTCGGAGACCATCTCGAGTGGGTCGTGCCTAGTCTGGTGGAAGATCAACGACTTCAGAATAGAACAGTCCCATTCCAGCAGGCTGTGGAGGTCCTCAAGGAGCAGAACCAGGAGCATCCCATGATGCAGAATGGAGACCAGGGGGGGTTTTTGGGCCTGGTGTCCCGACTCTCTCCTGAAGCCCTGTCTCTAGTGTCACTCAAACCAGCCCCATCTCGAACCCATCCGGCCAAGATGTCAGTGACACCAATCTCCAAGCTATCTATGGCTGCCCTTCCAACAACTCCAGGTGCTGGCGGAAACTACGACTCCACACCCCAAGCAACCATCACCTCGCAACCCCAAGCCAATGGTATCAAGACCATGAGATCTCACCTTCTGTCTGTCGTCCTTGCTTTCGTAATTGCCGTCTCCCTTCAATAA
- a CDS encoding uncharacterized protein (Compare to YALI0E22462g, similar to uniprot|Q08108 Saccharomyces cerevisiae YOL011w PLB3 phospholipase B (lysophospholipase)), translating into MQLRLILTAFASLAIADYTPVRVPCPSTNLTRPAIGLNPDESAYIEQRHTKTRESLKTFLKTLESSSFDVDAFLNERSPKIAVAIAGGGVRASLFGAGVLAGLDGRVSQNGTGGLLQATDYISGLSGGSWLVGLLCLSDWIAADQLVGMSEKMKFPGMLDTFGMMLKILTDTMAKKKAGYQTSVVDQWGRLFHFVTAEAGLNYTDPTWSGIRNLSSFLDFSMPFPIITSTSLFPGTSFDVTHIDYINPMVEMTPFEFGSWDRNFRYFADTVFLGTEMEDAKPLNQCVRNYDNHGLFLGSSGGIFNADVIGGFEMKGLHAIFLSGVLEYLDLVNEGEFRVGLIQNPFYKMAHLVSNQTISRFMYLCDGGFEKQQNIPLLPFLQPEREIDLLFATDPSTDTMDGHGWPNGASLRHTKEKSDLEFGKGVYPEIPEEDEYLSRNLSMQPAFFGCDIASLKQYNNTQRYAPVIVNIPMGNLTYASNFSTGKFFYTHEETQGTYLNAYNMATRSNLTEDENWNVCLGCVSLLREFQRRSSEIPDQCQTCFNRYCFN; encoded by the coding sequence ATGCAATTACGGTTGATTTTGACGGCATTTGCCTCTTTGGCAATTGCAGACTACACTCCTGTGCGAGTTCCATGTCCCTCCACCAATCTTACGCGTCCTGCCATTGGACTGAATCCTGACGAATCTGCTTACATTGAGCAGCGACATACCAAGACCAGAGAAAGCCTCAAGACATTTCTGAAGACTCTAGAAAGTTCCTCTTTTGATGTTGATGCCTTTCTGAATGAGAGGTCTCCCAAGATCGCCGTTGCAattgctggaggaggagtaaGAGCTTCTCTGTTTGGAGCCGGAGTTTTGGCTGGTCTGGATGGTCGAGTTTCCCAAAACGGTACCGGGGGTCTGCTTCAGGCAACAGACTACATTTCTGGTCTTTCTGGGGGCTCCTGGCTTGTTGGACTGCTCTGTTTGTCTGACTGGATAGCCGCTGACCAGCTAGTTGGAATGAGCGAGAAAATGAAGTTCCCAGGCATGCTTGACACTTTTGGCATGATGCTCAAGATTCTCACAGACACCATGGCTAAGAAAAAGGCCGGCTACCAGACATCCGTGGTTGATCAGTGGGGCAGACTGTTCCATTTTGTGACTGCCGAAGCTGGTTTGAACTACACGGATCCGACATGGAGTGGAATTCGCAACCTGAGCTCGTTCCTGGACTTCTCCATGCCCTTTCCTATAATCACCTCAACTTCTTTATTTCCAGGAACCTCGTTTGACGTCACCCATATCGACTATATCAACCCCATGGTTGAAATGACACCCTTCGAGTTCGGAAGCTGGGACAGAAACTTCCGTTACTTCGCTGACACTGTGTTTCTGGGCACGGAGATGGAAGACGCGAAGCCCCTGAATCAGTGTGTGCGTAATTACGACAATCACGGTCTATTCCTGGGTTCTTCAGGTGGAATCTTCAATGCTGACGTGATCGGCGGATTTGAAATGAAAGGCTTACATGCGATATTTTTGTCTGGAGTCTTGGAGTatcttgatcttgtcaaCGAAGGTGAGTTCCGAGTAGGACTTATTCAGAACCCCTTCTACAAGATGGCACATCTAGTCTCCAACCAGACAATCTCCAGGttcatgtacttgtgcgATGGAGGGTTTGAGAAGCAACAAAACATTCCTTTGCTTCCTTTTCTTCAGCCTGAACGAGAAATAGATCTTCTCTTTGCCACTGATCCATCAACAGATACTATGGATGGTCATGGATGGCCCAATGGAGCTTCTCTGAGACACACAAAGGAGAAGAGTGACCTGGAGTTTGGCAAAGGAGTTTACCCTGAAAttcccgaggaggacgagtacTTGAGCAGAAACTTGTCCATGCAACCTGCCTTCTTTGGCTGCGATATCGCTTCTCTGAAACAGTACAACAATACGCAACGGTATGCCCCTGTGATTGTCAACATTCCCATGGGAAACCTGACGTATGCTTCGAATTTCTCGACTGGTAAGTTCTTTTACACTCATGAAGAAACCCAGGGAACCTATTTGAATGCCTACAATATGGCCACTAGGTCCAACTTGACCGAGGACGAGAATTGGAACGTGTGTCTAGGGTGCGTATCACTGTTGCGCGAATTTCAGAGACGGTCCAGTGAAATCCCCGACCAATGTCAGACCTGCTTCAACCGCTACTGTTTTAACTAA
- a CDS encoding uncharacterized protein (Compare to YALI0E22484g, similar to uniprot|Q09686 Schizosaccharomyces pombe), translating into MRLAILETDTPVPAAFSQYGSYGDIFRALLERGGVPSDVEMSYYDVVKDQDYPPITDVDAILITGSKFDAHSDLPWILKLTEFTKMALDHKKKIIGICFGHQILARALGVNGERNPKGWEVASTEIQLTEVGKKVFHKLSKEHDGTLRIMQMHQDIVPRVPEGAELLGSSPVCKVQGLYKKESYISLQGHPEFVPGIVDKILDVREQAGVFTDEQMKEYRKLAEKRQDGDAIARVLVDFLYV; encoded by the coding sequence ATGAGACTCGCTATTCTGGAAACCGACACACCCGTTCCCGCGGCCTTTTCCCAGTACGGTTCTTACGGAGATATTTTCCGGGCTCTGCTTGAGCGGGGAGGCGTTCCTTCGGACGTGGAAATGAGCTACTACGACGTGGTCAAGGACCAGGACTACCCTCCCATCACTGATGTTGACGCGATTCTTATCACTGGCTCCAAGTTTGATGCCCACAGTGATCTGCCGTGGATTCTCAAGCTCACCGAGTTCACCAAGATGGCCTTGGAtcacaagaagaagatcatTGGTATCTGTTTTGGCCACCAGATTCTCGCTCGAGCTCTGGGAGTCAATGGAGAGCGAAACCCCAAGGGCTGGGAGGTGGCTAGCACTGAGATTCAGCTGACAGAGGTGGGCAAGAAGGTCTTCCACAAGCTGAGCAAGGAGCATGACGGAACTCTGCGAATCATGCAGATGCATCAGGATATTGTTCCCCGGGTTCCCGAGGGTGCAGAGCTCCTGGGCTCGTCGCCAGTGTGCAAGGTCCAGGGCCtctacaagaaggagtCTTATATTTCGCTGCAGGGCCATCCCGAGTTTGTGCCCGGCATTGTGGACAAGATTCTAGATGTCCGAGAGCAGGCTGGCGTCTTCACTGACGAGCAGATGAAAGAGTACAGAAAGCTGGCAGAGAAGAGACAGGATGGAGATGCCATTGCCAGGGTTCTGGTGGACTTTCTGTATGTTTAG
- a CDS encoding uncharacterized protein (Compare to YALI0E22506g, similar to CA2778|CaMTR Candida albicans CaMTR neutral amino acid permease-like by homology), translated as MNSHDTEFLEKDPNIGSYSPPTDGSSLEASDRPLWDHEVKQEEENDFKYRSCSWQKTASLLFAEYIVLAIMSFPWSYSVLGLVPGIIITVGMALMVYYTGLTLMEYVLRNPDLKDICEIGQHLFGSRVAWWLTLCGFLLNNTFIQGLHVLVGAEWLNTISNHATCTIVWAVIIAVVSAVLTLPRTLSGFTYFAIFSALTMFASVIMTMAFAGTQAHPDKYIDSQPVTWSCWPKKGTTYVEGMTAFLNIAFTFIGQVCYPSFMAEMKDPREFKKVLTAVTVCEILLYTITGCIMYVYIGNEYMTAPAYGSLTEPYKKIAFTFCVPTILFAGVLYSAVTSRMVFDKIFDKDSVHRTHNTVKGWATWIGVISTTWVIAFIIAEVIPFFSSLLSLMSSMFGAWFGFIFWGVAYLRMKKEGRGKEWFKILSPWEKFKVCINVCLIGIGLYIFGPGIYVTIQGIIDSYAAGTVGGVFTCADTGL; from the coding sequence ATGAATTCCCACGACACTGAAtttctggagaaggaccCCAACATTGGCTCCTACAGCCCTCCTACCGACGGGTCTTCTCTGGAGGCCTCAGATCGGCCATTGTGGGATCATGAGGTgaagcaggaggaagaaAACGATTTCAAGTACCGGTCGTGCTCGTGGCAGAAGACGGCATCGCTGCTGTTTGCCGAGTACATTGTGCTGGCCATCATGTCTTTCCCCTGGTCCTACTCGGTGCTGGGGTTGGTGCCTGgaatcatcatcaccgTCGGCATGGCGCTCATGGTCTACTACACGGGCCTCACACTTATGGAGTACGTGCTGCGTAACCCCgatctcaaggacattTGCGAGATTGGCCAGCATCTATTTGGCTCCCGTGTGGCTTGGTGGCTGACTCTGTGTGGTTTCTTGCTTAACAACACCTTCATCCAGGGCCTGCACGTGCTTGTGGGAGCTGAGTGGCtcaacaccatctccaaccacgCTACCTGTACCATTGTGTGGGCCGTGATTATTGCGGTGGTCTCTGCTGTCCTTACTCTGCCACGTACGCTATCTGGCTTCACCTACTTTGCTATCTTCTCGGCACTTACTATGTTCGCCTCGGTGATTATGACCATGGCATTTGCAGGCACCCAGGCACACCCCGATAAGTATATCGACTCTCAACCCGTCACCTGGTCCTGTTGGCCCAAGAAGGGCACCACCTATGTGGAAGGCATGACCGCCTTTCTCAACATTGCTTTCACTTTCATTGGCCAGGTGTGCTATCCCTCTTTCATGGCCGAAATGAAGGACCCTCGAGAATTCAAGAAGGTGCTGACCGCTGTCACTGTCTGCGAAATCCTGCTCTACACCATCACAGGTTGCATCATGTATGTGTACATTGGAAACGAGTACATGACTGCCCCTGCCTACGGATCGCTCACTGAGCCCTACAAGAAGATCGCCTTCACCTTTTGTGTGCCCACTATTCTCTTTGCTGGAGTTTTGTACTCTGCAGTCACCTCTCGAATGGTGTTCGACAAGATTTTCGATAAAGATAGCGTCCACCGAACCCACAACACTGTCAAGGGCTGGGCAACGTGGATTGGAGTCATCTCCACCACGTGGGTGATTGCCTTCATCATCGCAGAAGTGAttcccttcttctcttctcttctgtcaCTGATGTCTTCCATGTTTGGAGCCTGGTTTGGCTTCATCTTCTGGGGTGTCGCCTACCTGCGAATGAAGAAGGAAGGTCGGGGAAAGGAATGGTTCAAGATTCTCAGTCCGTGGGAGAAGTTCAAGGTCTGTATCAACGTCTGTCTCATTGGAATCGGACTGTACATCTTTGGACCTGGAATCTACGTCACCATTCAGGGCATTATTGATTCATATGCTGCCGGAACCGTTGGAGGAGTGTTTACTTGTGCAGACACTGGTTTGTAA